In the Desulfitobacterium hafniense DCB-2 genome, TACTATAGCACAGCCTGGCGGTTTAGCCAAACCTTTTTCAATGAGCACAAGGGTCTTTTTCTTTGCGTTTCTTTGTGAATTTAAACCGAGGCCAGAACAACCTTACCCTGTCTCAAACTTTCCTGCACATCGATAACCCGCTGGTTCTCCGAACCCCTAAAGGGTAAGAGAAGGTTCCTTTCAGCCAATTGGAAAGGCCCGTCCACCAGGAGGTCCGTCTGTTCCAGCAAGAGAGCCCAGGCGGGGTTCTGTTCACTTGAGGCAGTGAGTTCTTCATAGGTATATCCTGAGTAAGTCATGACATGGAAGCCTCTCTGCCGGGCGGACTGTGCCAGCAAGGCAAAGCCGGCCGCCTGGGCAAAGGGTTCCCCGCCGCTTAAGGTGATGCCGTCTAGAAGAGGGTTCATGGCTAAACGCTGAAGAATTTCCGCGATGGCAACACTTTTTCCTCCTTCGTAAGCATGAGTCTCAGGATTATGGCAGCCGGGACAGTGGTGGGGACAGCCCTGGGCGAACACCACCAGGCGTATGCCCGGGCCATCCACAATGGACTCCCCGATGATTCCTGCGATCCGGATGCAGGAGTCCATCATTAAAGCGTCCCTTTCTCACCGATGGAGGAGTCAAGGCAATTCAGGTGTTTAATCCGATCCCGGACTTCGGCTTTTTTGGCGTCGTTAAAGCGATCCAAGGTTCCCACCAGATAGCCGGTGATACGGCGGATGCGCTCAAAGGGAGCAGTGCTTTCTTCGCGGCCGCAGCGGGGGCATTCGTTGCCGATGATTCCTGTATATCCGCAGACGGGATCCCGATCCACAGGATGATTGACAGCACCGAAGCCGATGCCGGATTCTTTCATGCAACGGACAATTTTCTCAAAAGCCTCCAAGTTTTGAGTGGGATCGCCATCAACCTCCACATAAGTGATATGGCCGGCGTTGGTCAGCTCATGGTAGGGGGCTTCAATCGTGATTTTGTGAAAGGCGCTGATCGGGAAGCTGACGGGGATATGGAAGCTGTTGGTGTAGTATTCTTTGTCTGTGATACCGGGGATGCTGCCGAAAAGCTCCCGGTCCATTTTGATGAAGCGGCCGGAGAGGCCCTCGGCAGGAGTGGCCAAGAGAGAGAAATTCAGCCCGTATTCCCGTCCTGCTTCATCCATGCGCCGGCGCAGTTGCTGAACAATCTCCAGTCCCAGCTCCCGTGCCTCTTCCGATTCCCCGTGATGCTGCCCGGTTAAGACCATAAGGCATTCAGCCAGTCCGATAAAGCCCATGGAAAGGGTGCCGTGCTTCAGCACTTCGCGAATTTCATCATCCCAGCCCAGTTGGTCGGAATCCAGCCAGATTCCCTGTCCCATCAGGAAGGGGAAGTTCTTGACTTTTTTACGGGCTTGAATTTCAAAACGTTCCAGGAGCTGATTGATAACCAGGTCGATTTTCTCATCCAGCATGGCGAAGAATTCGGTGCGGCTTTGGTGGCTTTTGATGGCAAGACGGGGGAGGTTAATGGTGGTGAAGCTGAGATTTCCCCGTCCAAAGATGGTTTCCCGGGAAGGGTCGTAAATATTGCCGATCACCCTGGTGCGGCAGCCCATGTAGGCAATTTCCGTCTCAGGCCTGCCGGGGACATAGTATTGCAGGTTAAAGGGAGCATCAATAAAGGAGAAGTTGGGGAAAAGTCTTTTGGCACTGACCCGGCAAGCCAGCTGGAATAAATCGTAGTTAGGATCACTGGGATTATAATTAACCCCTTCTTTCACTTTGAAGATATGGATAGGGAAGATGGGGGTTTCGCCGTTGCCCAGACCTGCTTCGGTGGCCAGGAGCAGGTTTTTGACCACCATACGGCCTTCCGGGGTGGTGTCCGTGCCGTAATTGAGGGAGCTGAAGGGAATTTGGGCTCCGGCACGGCTGTGCATGGTATTGAGGTTATGGACCAAAGCTTCCATAGCCTGATAGGTTTTTTTATCCGTCTCGGCAAGAGCTTTTTTGACGGCAAACTCCTGAGCTTTGCGGATGGTAGGCATGTCCAGCTTAAGATTAGGCAGGGTTTGAAGCAGTGCGGCTTCCTGCTCAAAATAATCCGGGTCAGAGGAAAGGGTAGGTGTATGCCCTTGGTTGGCAA is a window encoding:
- a CDS encoding anaerobic ribonucleoside triphosphate reductase — its product is MITKIRKRDGREAPFNIEKIANAIFKAASATGGKDYQSSLLLAEEVVNYLEVNLHKKVPSVEEIQDAVEKILIERGHARTAKEFILYRAERTRVREMDTRLMKVYEELTFKEAKDNDMKRENANIDGDTAMGTMLRYGSEGAKQFNEMFVLKPEHSKAHKEGDIHIHDMDFLTLTTTCCQIDIIKLFKEGFGTGHGFLREPNDIQSYSALACIAIQSNQNDQHGGQSIPNFDYGMAPGVAKTYIKLYRQNLLKACELLIHQDVDQEELEAHLKDVFSALANQGHTPTLSSDPDYFEQEAALLQTLPNLKLDMPTIRKAQEFAVKKALAETDKKTYQAMEALVHNLNTMHSRAGAQIPFSSLNYGTDTTPEGRMVVKNLLLATEAGLGNGETPIFPIHIFKVKEGVNYNPSDPNYDLFQLACRVSAKRLFPNFSFIDAPFNLQYYVPGRPETEIAYMGCRTRVIGNIYDPSRETIFGRGNLSFTTINLPRLAIKSHQSRTEFFAMLDEKIDLVINQLLERFEIQARKKVKNFPFLMGQGIWLDSDQLGWDDEIREVLKHGTLSMGFIGLAECLMVLTGQHHGESEEARELGLEIVQQLRRRMDEAGREYGLNFSLLATPAEGLSGRFIKMDRELFGSIPGITDKEYYTNSFHIPVSFPISAFHKITIEAPYHELTNAGHITYVEVDGDPTQNLEAFEKIVRCMKESGIGFGAVNHPVDRDPVCGYTGIIGNECPRCGREESTAPFERIRRITGYLVGTLDRFNDAKKAEVRDRIKHLNCLDSSIGEKGTL
- the nrdG gene encoding anaerobic ribonucleoside-triphosphate reductase activating protein, yielding MMDSCIRIAGIIGESIVDGPGIRLVVFAQGCPHHCPGCHNPETHAYEGGKSVAIAEILQRLAMNPLLDGITLSGGEPFAQAAGFALLAQSARQRGFHVMTYSGYTYEELTASSEQNPAWALLLEQTDLLVDGPFQLAERNLLLPFRGSENQRVIDVQESLRQGKVVLASV